In one window of Corallococcus macrosporus DNA:
- a CDS encoding ATP-binding protein, giving the protein MRLRTRLALAFALLALVPLAIVVPLTLTRLRETLSRELDARMTAATTSAQESLERSAANARRAVEELVESPAMEDLVREARSAPLRAIQANTAEGLMKSRGLTVLALFDRNGTVLSSGHLPARRGDPDPVLFAVTKEKSPKPVPVRVDVRGDAGLRQVPALVTARPVDYGDVRLWAVGGVVLDDGLAQHLARLTQSDVTLLSGDTQVAHAGSAAPPTVEQVLPLGNAASVRLTFSRAAAREAEEGVMRAFLLLAGLGLAFAALLGMLVSRWMTRPVEALTSGARRVAEGALDVQVTARATGEVGELVRTFNHMTSELKNTTERLMATERIAAWQEVARRLAHEIKNPLTPIRMSLETLMAAHEARHPSFPTLFKESAGVVLEEVERLRRIVDEFSRFARLPKPQLAPVDLSELAQSVLSLYAAPPEGIQLQPALQTGVVARADRDQLTQVLVNLVKNAEEAMTGRGGALRVRVKGTDADAIVEVEDEGPGIPLEHRARIFEPYFTTKDGGTGLGLAIAARILQEHGGRLEVGGEPGQGARFSVVLPRAS; this is encoded by the coding sequence ATGCGGCTGAGGACCCGGCTCGCGCTCGCGTTCGCCCTGCTCGCGCTGGTGCCGCTGGCGATCGTCGTTCCCCTCACGCTGACGCGCCTTCGCGAGACGCTGTCGCGCGAGCTGGACGCGCGCATGACGGCCGCCACCACCTCCGCGCAGGAGTCCCTGGAGCGCTCCGCCGCCAACGCGCGCCGCGCCGTCGAGGAGCTGGTGGAGAGCCCCGCCATGGAGGACCTCGTGCGCGAAGCGCGCTCGGCCCCCCTGCGCGCCATCCAGGCCAACACCGCCGAGGGCCTGATGAAGAGCCGAGGCCTCACCGTGCTCGCCCTCTTCGACCGCAACGGCACCGTGCTGTCCTCCGGCCACCTGCCCGCCCGGCGCGGAGACCCGGACCCCGTCCTCTTCGCCGTGACCAAGGAGAAGTCCCCCAAGCCCGTCCCCGTGCGCGTGGACGTTCGCGGCGACGCGGGCCTGCGCCAGGTCCCCGCGCTCGTCACCGCGCGCCCCGTGGACTACGGCGACGTGCGCCTGTGGGCCGTGGGCGGCGTGGTGCTGGATGACGGCCTGGCCCAGCACCTGGCCCGCCTCACGCAATCCGACGTCACGCTCCTGTCCGGTGACACCCAGGTCGCGCACGCCGGCAGCGCGGCCCCGCCCACCGTGGAGCAGGTGCTGCCCCTGGGCAACGCCGCCTCCGTGCGCCTCACCTTCAGCCGAGCCGCCGCGCGTGAAGCGGAAGAGGGCGTCATGCGCGCGTTCCTCCTCCTCGCGGGCCTGGGCCTGGCCTTCGCCGCGCTGCTGGGCATGCTCGTGTCGCGCTGGATGACGCGGCCCGTGGAGGCCCTCACCTCCGGCGCCCGCCGCGTGGCCGAAGGCGCGCTGGACGTCCAGGTGACGGCCCGCGCCACCGGCGAGGTGGGCGAGCTGGTCCGGACGTTCAACCACATGACGTCCGAGCTGAAGAACACCACCGAGCGCCTGATGGCCACCGAGCGCATCGCCGCGTGGCAGGAGGTCGCGCGGCGGCTGGCGCACGAAATCAAGAACCCCCTCACGCCCATCCGCATGTCGCTGGAGACGCTGATGGCCGCCCACGAGGCGCGCCACCCCAGCTTCCCCACCCTCTTCAAGGAGAGCGCGGGCGTGGTGCTGGAAGAGGTGGAGCGGCTCCGGCGCATCGTGGACGAGTTCAGCCGCTTCGCGCGCCTGCCCAAGCCCCAGCTCGCGCCGGTGGACCTGAGCGAGCTGGCCCAGAGCGTCCTGTCGCTGTACGCCGCGCCGCCCGAAGGCATCCAGTTGCAACCCGCGCTCCAGACGGGCGTGGTGGCCCGCGCGGACCGCGACCAGCTCACGCAGGTGCTCGTCAACCTGGTGAAGAACGCGGAAGAAGCGATGACGGGCAGGGGCGGCGCGCTGCGCGTGCGCGTGAAGGGCACCGACGCGGACGCCATCGTCGAGGTGGAGGACGAAGGCCCCGGCATCCCCCTGGAGCACCGCGCCCGCATCTTCGAGCCCTACTTCACCACCAAGGACGGCGGCACCGGCCTGGGGCTCGCCATCGCCGCGCGCATCCTCCAGGAGCACGGCGGCCGGCTGGAGGTCGGCGGAGAGCCGGGCCAGGGCGCCCGCTTCAGCGTCGTGCTCCCCCGCGCGAGCTGA
- a CDS encoding ABC transporter substrate-binding protein, which produces MIRSALASLVLLSSVPALAASRPRYGGELRVAHAGPPEIGEPALADTPMEAALLGLLTRPVCRAETGGQVRPTLSRELSRPVPQALRVAMPSAASATALARAWTRLSSPESPSPYRALLYPLRGEGRQVTASGATLDLALAFPWPDLERSLCHPALATPPSPASGPFSAAGRGVLEAQVAWPEGRPYLDRLALTATDERGLTRLWSARQVQVELGIPPDNDTLTGAALYATYLAYSPRKVPADFRQAVESAIDREDLTRLFVKGPAVPMANLLPPALMPQASKARPGTPPAGATRKVTLAYDAALADQRAVAERIQVKLHDQGYTVALEPQSRAALRSRQARGDFELMLSAFLLPPVPGPALAVVLEAGGRRDLLGVELPPIGALTDAGARDARSRERALALAPSVPLIPLYAQGLALRAAPEVTGLMLDAQGLPVLEGAWLAPVEASGGGGRQ; this is translated from the coding sequence ATGATCCGTTCCGCCCTCGCGAGCCTTGTTCTTCTTTCCTCCGTGCCCGCGTTGGCGGCCAGCCGTCCTCGTTACGGCGGTGAGCTGCGGGTGGCCCATGCGGGCCCACCTGAAATCGGCGAGCCCGCGCTTGCTGACACGCCCATGGAGGCCGCGCTGCTGGGGCTGCTGACGCGGCCCGTGTGTCGCGCGGAGACTGGCGGACAGGTGCGCCCGACGCTGTCGCGTGAGCTGTCACGGCCCGTGCCGCAGGCCCTGCGCGTGGCCATGCCTTCCGCCGCCAGTGCCACTGCCCTGGCCCGCGCATGGACGCGGCTGTCGTCCCCGGAGTCACCGTCTCCTTACCGCGCACTGCTGTATCCACTGCGTGGCGAGGGCCGGCAGGTGACGGCCTCGGGCGCCACGCTGGACCTGGCGTTGGCCTTCCCCTGGCCCGACCTGGAACGCTCGCTGTGTCACCCTGCCCTCGCGACGCCGCCATCGCCTGCGTCCGGTCCGTTCAGCGCCGCGGGCCGGGGCGTGCTGGAGGCCCAGGTCGCGTGGCCCGAGGGCCGGCCCTACCTGGACCGGCTGGCGCTTACCGCCACGGATGAACGGGGCCTCACCCGGCTGTGGTCCGCCCGGCAGGTGCAGGTGGAGCTGGGCATCCCTCCGGACAACGACACGCTCACGGGCGCCGCGCTGTACGCGACCTATCTGGCGTATTCGCCCCGGAAGGTGCCCGCGGACTTCCGTCAGGCCGTGGAGAGCGCCATCGACCGCGAGGACCTCACGCGCCTGTTCGTGAAGGGGCCCGCCGTGCCCATGGCGAACCTGCTGCCGCCCGCGCTGATGCCCCAGGCCTCCAAGGCCCGCCCCGGCACTCCCCCGGCGGGTGCGACGCGCAAGGTGACGCTCGCCTATGACGCCGCGCTCGCGGATCAGCGCGCCGTGGCCGAACGCATCCAGGTGAAGCTGCACGACCAGGGCTACACCGTCGCGCTGGAGCCCCAGTCGCGCGCCGCGCTGCGCAGCCGTCAGGCCCGGGGCGACTTCGAGCTGATGCTCAGCGCGTTCCTCCTGCCGCCCGTCCCCGGCCCTGCGCTGGCGGTGGTGCTGGAAGCCGGCGGCCGCAGGGACCTGCTCGGCGTGGAGCTGCCTCCCATTGGAGCGCTCACGGACGCCGGAGCCCGCGACGCGCGAAGCCGCGAACGGGCCCTGGCGCTCGCCCCTTCCGTGCCCCTCATCCCGCTGTACGCCCAGGGCCTCGCCCTGCGCGCGGCGCCGGAGGTGACGGGGCTGATGCTGGATGCCCAGGGCCTGCCGGTGCTCGAAGGCGCCTGGCTCGCGCCCGTCGAGGCGTCAGGTGGCGGAGGGCGGCAATGA